Proteins co-encoded in one Cucurbita pepo subsp. pepo cultivar mu-cu-16 chromosome LG15, ASM280686v2, whole genome shotgun sequence genomic window:
- the LOC111811687 gene encoding protein DETOXIFICATION 40-like: MRSATTQDDVLEPLLQPTPDSPLLSDKHETNDELENILSDTQMPAVHRYTRATWIELKLMFYLAAPAVFVYMINYLMSMSTQIFSGHLGNLELAASSLGNNGIQIFAYGLMLGMGSAVETLCGQAFGAEKYDMLGVYLQRSAILLTLTGVLLTIVYIFCKPILIFLGESREIASAAEIFVYGLIPQIFAYAINFPIQKFLQAQSIVFPSAYISAATLVVHVVLSWVVAYKIGLGLLGVSLVLSFSWWIIVVGQFVYIVKSEKCKETWRGFSSKAFSGLGGFFKLSVASAVMLCLETWYFQILVLLAGLLDNPELALNSLSICTTISGWVFMISVGFNAAASVRISNELGSRHPKSAAFSVVVVTAIAFIISAFCAVIILALRNVISYVFTDGPVVAAAVSDLCPLLALTLLLNGIQPVLSGVAVGCGWQAFVAYVNVGCYYVVGVPLGVLLGFYFKLGAKGIWLGMIGGTCMQTMILIWVTFRTDWNKEVEEAVKRLNKWEDNPQTTLKG, translated from the exons ATGAGATCTGCTACCACTCAAGACGATGTTCTTGAACCGTTGCTGCAGCCGACGCCCGATTCGCCGTTGCTGTCCGACAAGCATGAAACCAACGACGAACTCGAAAACATATTATCCGACACTCAGATGCCTGCCGTCCACCGTTACACTCGAGCTACTTGGATAGAGCTTAAGCTTATGTTCTATTTGGCTGCTCCGGCGGTTTTCGTCTACATGATTAACTACCTCATGTCCATGTCTACCCAAATCTTCTCCGGCCACCTCGGTAACCTCGAACTCGCCGCTTCCTCTCTCGGCAACAACGGCATTCAAATCTTCGCCTACGGCCTCATG TTGGGGATGGGGAGTGCAGTGGAGACTCTATGCGGGCAAGCGTTCGGCGCCGAGAAATACGATATGCTTGGCGTTTATTTACAGAGATCAGCCATATTACTGACGCTAACGGGCGTGCTTTTAACGATTGTCTACATATTCTGTAAACCCATTTTAATCTTTCTGGGTGAATCCAGGGAAATTGCATCGGCGGCTGAAATTTTCGTGTATGGATTGATTCCTCAAATCTTCGCATACGCTATAAACTTCCCAATCCAGAAGTTTCTTCAGGCACAGAGCATCGTGTTTCCGAGCGCGTACATATCGGCTGCGACGCTGGTGGTGCACGTGGTGTTGAGTTGGGTGGTTGCCTATAAAATTGGGCTGGGGCTGTTGGGAGTGTCGTTGGTTTTGAGCTTTTCGTGGTGGATAATTGTGGTGGGGCAATTTGTGTATATAGTGAAAAGCGAAAAGTGTAAAGAGACATGGCGAGGGTTCAGCTCGAAGGCGTTTTCGGGGTTGGGGGGTTTCTTTAAGCTGTCGGTGGCGTCGGCGGTGATGCTGTGCTTGGAGACTTGGTACTTCCAGATTTTGGTGTTGCTTGCTGGACTTCTCGACAATCCTGAGCTTGCTCTTAACTCCCTTTCTATCTG CACGACCATTTCTGGATGGGTTTTCATGATTTCAGTCGGCTTCAATGCAGCCGCAAG CGTGAGAATTAGCAACGAGCTGGGAAGTAGGCACCCAAAATCTGCAGCCTTTTCCGTGGTGGTGGTGACTGCCATTGCCTTCATCATCTCTGCATTCTGTGCTGTAATTATACTCGCACTTCGCAATGTCATCAGCTACGTCTTTACAGATGGCCCCGTCGTGGCGGCCGCCGTCTCCGATCTTTGCCCACTCCTCGCCCTCACCCTCCTCCTCAACGGAATCCAGCCTGTGTTATCTG GCGTGGCGGTTGGGTGCGGGTGGCAAGCTTTCGTCGCCTATGTAAATGTCGGTTGCTATTATGTCGTCGGAGTTCCCTTGGGTGTCCTTCTCGGTTTCTATTTCAAGCTAGGAGCAAAG GGTATATGGCTGGGGATGATAGGTGGAACATGCATGCAGACAATGATTTTGATATGGGTCACATTTCGAACAGATTGGAATAAAgag GTGGAAGAAGCGGTCAAAAGATTAAACAAGTGGGAAGACAACCCGCAAACTACTTTGAAGGGTTAA
- the LOC111811691 gene encoding protein DETOXIFICATION 40-like yields the protein MGSTAADNHHQPLLPATAALLSSPSLFSNEHETSDELEKILSDTKLSAVQRYSRATWTEMKLMSHLAAPAILVFVINNLLSMSTQILSGHLGNLQLAASSLGNNGIQIFAYGLMMGMGSAMETLCGQAYGAEKYAMLGIYLQRSAILLTLTGVLLTIFYMFCKPILIFVGEPKDIASAAAAFVYGLIPQLFAYAINFPFQKFLQAQSIVFPSVCISAGTLVVHVLLSWVVAYKIGLGLFGASLVLSFSWWIIVVAQFVYIIKSDKCQATWIGFSTKAFSGLSGYFKLSLASAAMQCLEIWYFPIMVLLAGLLENPELALDSLSICMTLSEWIFMISVGFSAAVSVRVSNELGSRHPKSAAFCVVVVTAIVFIISVFWAVVVLALRDVISYTFTEGPVVAAAVSDLCPLLALTLLLKGIQPVLSGVAVGCGWQAFVAYVNVGCFYVVGVPLGAFLGFYFKLGVKGIWVGMIGGTFVQVVLLIWLIIRTNWIKEVDEAAKRLNKWDDKNQIILKN from the exons ATGGGATCAACTGCTGCAGACAATCATCATCAACCGCTGCTGCCGGCGACGGCGGCGTTGTTGTCGTCTCCGTCACTATTTTCGAATGAGCACGAAACTAGTGACGAACTGGAGAAGATATTATCGGACACCAAGTTGAGTGCCGTCCAGCGTTACAGTCGAGCTACTTGGACAGAGATGAAGCTTATGTCCCACTTGGCAGCTCCGGCCATTTTGGTGTTCGTCATTAACAACCTCCTCTCCATGTCTACACAGATCTTATCCGGCCACCTTGGCAACCTCCAGCTCGCCGCTTCCTCTCTCGGCAACAATGGCATTCAAATTTTCGCATACGGTCTCATg ATGGGAATGGGAAGCGCAATGGAAACTCTATGTGGGCAAGCATATGGTGCGGAGAAGTACGCAATGCTTGGCATTTACTTACAGAGATCAGCCATATTGTTGACACTAACGGGCGTACtcttaacaattttttatatgttttgcaAGCCCATCTTAATCTTTGTGGGTGAACCCAAGGATATTGCTTCAGCAGCTGCAGCTTTCGTGTACGGTCTGATCCCTCAACTCTTCGCCTACGCTATAAACTTCCCATTCCAGAAGTTTCTTCAGGCTCAAAGCATAGTATTTCCCAGCGTATGTATATCGGCTGGGACGCTGGTGGTGCACGTGCTGCTGAGTTGGGTGGTTGCCTATAAAATTGGGTTAGGCCTGTTTGGAGCGTCGTTGGTGCTCAGCTTCTCTTGGTGGATAATAGTGGTCGCCCAATTTGTGTACATAATTAAGAGCGACAAGTGTCAAGCCACATGGATAGGGTTTAGCACGAAGGCGTTTTCGGGGTTGTCGGGATACTTCAAGCTGTCGCTGGCGTCGGCGGCGATGCAGTGCTTGGAGATTTGGTATTTCCCGATTATGGTATTGCTTGCTGGATTGCTTGAAAACCCTGAGCTTGCCCTTGACTCCCTTTCCATTTG CATGACTTTATCTGAATGGATTTTCATGATTTCAGTCGGCTTCAGTGCTGCCGTAAG TGTGAGAGTGAGCAACGAACTGGGAAGCAGACATCCGAAATCGGCAGCATTTTGTGTGGTGGTGGTGACAGCCATTGTGTTCATCATATCTGTATTCTGGGCTGTAGTTGTACTCGCACTTCGCGATGTCATCAGCTACACCTTTACAGAAGGCCCCGTCGTGGCGGCCGCGGTGTCTGATCTCTGTCCACTTCTCGCTCTCACCCTCCTCCTCAAAGGAATCCAGCCTGTGTTATCTG GCGTGGCGGTTGGGTGCGGGTGGCAAGCCTTCGTGGCCTATGTAAACGTGGGTTGCTTTTATGTGGTCGGAGTTCCGTTGGGTGCCTTCCTTGGTTTCTATTTCAAACTTGGTGTCAAG GGTATATGGGTGGGCATGATCGGTGGAACCTTTGTGCAGGTGGTCCTTCTGATATGGCTTATAATTCGAACCAATTGGATTAAAGAG